In Glycine max cultivar Williams 82 chromosome 7, Glycine_max_v4.0, whole genome shotgun sequence, a single window of DNA contains:
- the LOC100820064 gene encoding uncharacterized protein codes for MKDAGKSHKANAKLSPETRKDRKSATGLSGSPKKGGHGGKFTWIGNGYENVEMEHGAMDAKDPNFEDPAEIAAV; via the coding sequence aTGAAGGACGCCGGAAAGAGCCACAAGGCGAATGCAAAGCTGTCGCCGGAGACGCGGAAGGATCGGAAATCGGCGACGGGGCTGAGTGGATCGCCGAAGAAGGGAGGCCACGGCGGGAAGTTCACGTGGATCGGCAACGGCTACGAGAACGTCGAGATGGAGCACGGTGCTATGGACGCCAAGGACCCGAACTTCGAGGATCCAGCGGAGATCGCCGCCGTGTGA
- the LOC100775516 gene encoding uncharacterized protein LOC100775516: MNHKAPNFFLGMDVKRIMGGDRDGNTNWVIKEDGEEDSNDSSSIGLNSMDSMCSSSSSELSEDASSSTSSTHSNGPLFELSDLMSHLPMKRGLSMFYQGKAQSFTSLARVESIEDLPKKGIPYRKRTKSCKSFGGGLDSQRILCCPKATISKKTSRVSFASVLSKRGSFLGGSRSSIAVQHKNF; encoded by the exons ATGAATCACAAGGCACCTAATTTTTTTCTGGGGATGGATGTGAAGAGAATCATGGGTGGTGATAGAGATGGGAACACCAATTGGGTGATTAAGGAAGATGGTGAAGAAGATAGCAATGATTCATCATCCATTGGACTCAACTCAATGGACTCTATGTGCTCGTCTTCTTCATCAGAGCTGAGCGAGGACGCTTCAtcttcaacatcatcaacacaTTCAAATGGACCTTTGTTTGAATTATCAGACCTCATGAGCCACCTCCCTATGAA GAGAGGGTTATCTATGTTCTATCAAGGGAAGGCCCAGTCTTTCACTTCTTTAGCAAGGGTGGAGAGCATAGAAGATCTTCCCAAGAAAGGCATACCTTATAGAAAGAGAACGAAATCATGCAAGAGTTTTGGGGGAGGCTTGGATAGTCAGAGAATATTGTGCTGTCCAAAGGCtacaatatcaaagaaaacttCAAGAGTGTCTTTTGCATCTGTACTAAGCAAAAGAGGAAGTTTCCTAGGAGGGTCTAGATCTTCCATTGCAGTTCAACACAAGAACTTCTGA
- the LOC100789770 gene encoding profilin-4, translating into MSWQTYVDDHLMCDIDGTGHHLSSSAIIGQDGSVWAQSSSFPQIKSDEINGIMKDFDEPGHLAPTGLHLAGTKYMVIQGEPGAVIRGKKGSGGITIKKTGQALVFGIYDEPVTPGQCNMVVERLGDYLVDQGL; encoded by the exons ATGTCGTGGCAAACTTACGTAGATGATCACTTGATGTGCGATATCGATGGCACAGGACACCACCTCTCCTCCTCTGCCATCATCGGCCAGGACGGCTCCGTTTGGGCTCAGAGTTCTTCCTTCCCTCAG atTAAGTCTGATGAGATCAACGGTATTATGAAAGATTTTGATGAACCTGGTCATCTTGCTCCTACTGGCCTCCACCTTGCAGGCACCAAATACATGGTAATCCAGGGAGAGCCGGGAGCCGTCATCCGTGGAAAGAAG GGATCTGGAGGTATCACCATAAAGAAAACTGGTCAAGCATTAGTTTTCGGCATCTATGATGAACCTGTCACTCCTGGACAATGCAACATGGTTGTTGAGAGGTTGGGAGATTACCTTGTTGATCAGGGTCTGTAG